In a single window of the Rhinolophus ferrumequinum isolate MPI-CBG mRhiFer1 chromosome 21, mRhiFer1_v1.p, whole genome shotgun sequence genome:
- the EMC6 gene encoding ER membrane protein complex subunit 6, which translates to MAAVVAKREGPPFISEAAVRGNAAVLDYCRTSVSALSGATAGILGLTGLYGFIFYLLASILLSLLLILKAGRRWNKYFKSRRPLFTGGLVGGLFTYVLFWTFLYGMVHVY; encoded by the coding sequence ATGGCCGCTGTGGTGGCCAAGCGGGAAGGGCCGCCGTTCATCAGCGAGGCAGCTGTGCGGGGCAACGCCGCGGTCCTGGATTACTGCCGGACCTCAGTGTCAGCGCTGTCGGGGGCCACGGCCGGAATCCTCGGCCTCACCGGCCTCTACGGCTTCATCTTCTACCTGCTTGCCTCCATCCTGCTCTCCCTGCTCTTAATTCTCAAAGCGGGAAGGAGgtggaacaaatattttaaatcacgAAGACCTCTCTTTACAGGAGGTCTCGTCGGAGGCCTCTTCACCTACGTCCTGTTCTGGACATTCCTCTACGGCATGGTGCACGTCTACTGA